Below is a window of Salvelinus fontinalis isolate EN_2023a chromosome 14, ASM2944872v1, whole genome shotgun sequence DNA.
TGACTGGGAACCAGAGCACTGGATACCAAACAAATTCTACATTTTCTATGTGAACAAAAAGTGCAAAACCCCTATCAAGAGTAATGTGACCTAGGATAGTACACACAATATTTGCATGAACTTTGGAAAAGTTCAACCAACATTTTGCAAACAATTCCATTTTGGACTGAATGTGTTAACTGATGCAGATAACCGTAAAGTCTGAAATAACATCAAATAAGAGGCCTGTGTAGTACATGCAAGTGTCCACATCATTAAGAAGACAAAGGAGTCATTGCTGTTTATCCATTCTGTAGCTTCATTTTTAAATTTGCGTTGCACACTTTCTTGGCTGATTGCAAGCACCAACATATCTTGGTGAAGACAGCTTTCTTTATACATTGCACAACATTAACATGTTTTGAAATACTATAGTGTAAGATTGATACAAATCCTGTGCTTAATGAATAATTGAAACAAATTACAAATGATACACATGAATATATTAAAAACTGTGGTAAAATGAATACGAGATTAAAACATTAACAAAAACAAGCCAACAAAGCTGATATGTTGCTCCTTTTACATAcgagcatgacaatgccctggaCCCTTGGTTTCATCTTCAAATCAAAAACGAAATCAGAGGAGCAATATCCGAACACCAGAAACTGGGAAAATTGTACAATATCAGTAACACTTTTAAATCCCTTTCAAAGTCTGTATTGGGAGATGATATAAACAACCACACTGTATTCATTTCCAGTATAGTTTTGTGAAAGTGCCGTTTGATATACTGGTATAAAACACAAGAATCAATGCTTCTTTGGAGAGAAGGAACTGTTTGAGTTAGCGTTTATAACACTGGAGTTGAATGTCTCTGAGCATATTGTAGGCAACTCAAGACTCGCATAGAAAAATCCAACATCCTATTATGACCTTCTCATCCTGCACGAGTGAGCGAACTGCTACGATCCTTCATACGCACTTACTTCTACATTATACTTCTGCTTTCATTACGTATTGTTAAGGTTATAGGTAAGAATTGCACTGTGAAGTGATCAAATTGCACACTTGCTGTAACTACACCCAACATTGCAAAGTCTCCATAGCTCCCAACACGTCAGCTGGAGGCGAACTCACCAATCAGAGACAGCATGTGACACGGGCAGTGGCCCATCGCTGACGACGCAGATAAGAACTCTCTCCACCCTGAAAGATCCTCAACACGGTTCCACCCCACCACACACccacaggaaaataacctcatactAAACTCTAGTATTACTATTGCACAACGTTATCAACCCTTTAACACCAGATGAGGATTCCTTCAGTGACAATCGCCactttacaacaacaaaaacatttctaTCTATTTTCAAAATGGGTCTCCCAACAGGACACTACACTGAACTGAACTGGGCTGACTAGTGTCCGTCTATGCTGAGGATGACTACCTACTTTGTTTACTGTAGATCACCATTTTCCCCCCAAGTTTAATCTGATTTCAGAATGCCACTCCCACAACCAGGGTTCTTACAGCTGCATAAATAAACCTTTCCAGTGCATAGCTGTTCCACCGCAAAGCCCTTCAGGGGATCAACCCTCAGGTACCGGAAGAGTCGAACCTGCCCCTACAGATGAGCAATAGATAGGAGCATGATTGCTATGAAGGGGTTAAAACAAATTCGACTATCATAGAAAAAAATCAAAAACAGTGACCTAGGCCTAGGTTTTTGGCTTCTGTGCACCATAACGTGAGCTTCCCTTACTGAGGAGGATATTTGCATTAATCCTCCTCTCTTTAGGCCTGTTAACAGCTTTTAAGATTCAGGGTCAATACTTGTATGGTCAACCAAGGACGCTATGATTAACAATACATATACAAATATGTCAAAATGAAGCTTCGCTAAGACAGAGGAACGTCCGACAGGACCATACAGTGTACAGGGAAGAAATCAAATGCACAAAACCCACACAAAGACCTTTGCTGTTTTTGCACATCTCTCTCATCCAGAGGTTACCTCATATGTCTTAAAGTTGTGGTAGATGGATAACAACAAAACTCATAACAGTCTAGAACCAGACACTGGGTTCTACTGTCAAGGTACAGTCAGTAGGTACGTCTGAGTGTAGGCGTCAGAGTCTGGTCGACTGCATATCGGAGTGAATACAACTTCTACAAAACCTGAAGTAACATCAACCAACCAATCTACGCTCTTTCTGGATGTCATTACTAGCTATTGTTACGTgactacacaaaaagaaaacACACCAATacaaaaaaacataaaaaattaaaagctttTCATTGGAATCTCATCATAGGAGAGCAATGTACTATTGATTTCCTGTAAGTCTGATCTTGACCATGCGATACTGGAAAGGTAAGCCTTACTTTCCCTCAACCACAAAAAGTTTGAACTTCATGTTGGTGGGATACACATTTCCATAAAGGTTTTTCTTCATCAGTGGCATCTAGGGATCAGCTCACTCTATTTAAACAGTTTTTTCTATTAAGTGCTGATAGTATGAGACCTCTATACTCCCAGGGAGGAAACCTTGACCAACATACACACTAGCAACACTAAATCAATGGAAGCTCAACCAACCGATCTTTCAATCACCcaaagtaaaaaaaacaacaacaatacccccccccccccctcacgaaataaaaaaataaacagtgCATCGCATGCATGCAAAACTGTGCGTGTTGTGGGCAGTCTCCTCACATACTGCGAGAGCACCTGCGTCCACAGTGTTTTATTGCACAATCTCCATCTTCATGAACAACATTCCTGCTCACACCAAGGGGAAAACAGATGGGAGTTAAATTGAAGGGAGTCAACTGAATTGCGTATAAAAATGGCATGAGCATATATGATCCCCCAGTGGAATAGCCTGTGGCTGGTGAACCGGAATCAAAACTTCTCACTTCTGCAGTCAGTGGTTAGGGAATCAACTGCTGGATGAATCGCCTTAGATCAGCATCAACGATCCATGCCTCACTTTTATAGACGGTTGAGGAGAACTGAAAATAAAGAGAGTAAATGTTCACTTCAACGCTAGCGTTCGGTTTTAAAGCTTCGACAGCCATCTCCACTGAGCATCAGTCCAATCCTTCGCCGTCTTCTTGCAGGGCCCAGTGGAGTACCATCCAATCAACTTCCCATTTCCAAACCTTCACAAAACACTTTACTGCACGGTACTCAATGGCCTCTAACATACTGCTTTCTTTACCTGATCAATATAAAAAACGCCAGTAAAGGCTATAACACGACTTAATAAAAAGGAAAGGTATAAAATGAAGTGCTGATGATGATACACGTAGGTAAAAAAGGATTTAAACagaaaaatttaaaaaatctgcaTCCACAAGTGCTTGGGCTCTGGTTGGAGACTTGTTTTTTTTGCCACAAACCTCCAGCACACGAAGAAGAACCCCAACATCAATTTTCCCACCTTTGACCTCATACTATGGTCTCGTCAGCTGTCTTTTTCAGCAGTTTCGTGGAGAGCAGGGAATGCTGGCTAGAATGCCCACCCTTCGCATCTGGAAGGAGCAGGCGTACTTTCTGGTTGGTTCGTCTCCACTCAGAGTAGAGCTGACAGTGGTAGCGGAATGATACCTGCAGGGGAGAAGGGGgttgaggaggggagaagggggttGAGGAGGAGAGAATTTTGATGTTCCTCCAAAgctaaaaacaaacaaactggCACGCTAAAGGTTTGAGAACTGCTGCCCAAGCACATTCATGAGTTGAAACACAATACAACTGGTAAATACAAAACAGACTCGATCAAAGTCCATTTCTGTCTTTTAAAGCAAAGTCTTTTTAGAAGCAACAGGCATGACAAAAGACTCATAAAAACAAATCATTACGCATCTAATTTAAGTGGGACTGTCTTGGACGGTCTTGTTGTCCCACTAAGTATTTAAAGTGTGATTAGTCAAAGACAAGCTACTAGCTTCCCAACCATGATATAGCATGCTGAGACGCTGATCTAAGGTCAATTCTAGCCGGTCCTAGATGTGGACCTACTTACCAGAGTCCAGAGGACGTAAATGGTGAAGAGGGCGATGGTGAGGGCAATGAGGCCCACGGCCTCCAGTCTGCTGTTGAAGTGCAGGTGGTCTTGAGCTCCCCTCAGACACAGCCAGCCAGAGATGGCTGCCAGGGGCGTGATGAACAGGAAGCACAGCATGTCACAGAACAACGTGCGCTTCTCGTTCCGAGGGCCCGGGTCCCGCATCCACTGTTAagacagaagagagaaggaagaaaTAAAGTATACTGAGCATGCACTACAGGACCAACATGGTCACTGGAGGACTCGCGctgctttttcttcttcttcttcttcttcttcttcttcttcttcagggTTTGGTTTATTGAGATACCCATTAGTAGATGAATGGCTAAACTTCCTGGTTCATACATCAGTCATTACACGAACACATGatgatacattacattacattacatttacgtcatttagcagacgctcttatccagagcgacttacagtagtagtgagtgcatacatttttatactagtcccccgtgggaatcgaacccacaaccctggcgctgcaagtgccatgctctaccaactgagctaaacGGGACCACGGGACCCGGGACCACCATTACAATatataacaaacaaaaaaatcccTAATCCCTCCCTAACTAGATTTCCGTTGACATTTTCAGGATT
It encodes the following:
- the LOC129810849 gene encoding E3 ubiquitin-protein ligase MARCHF2 isoform X2, with product MTTGECCHLPGSLCDCTGNAALSKSVEESDNCRSQYVTQVTAKDGRLLSTVIKPASTQSDGPICRICHEGANGEGLLSPCDCTGTLGTVHKSCLEKWLSSSNTSYCELCHTEFTIERKPRSLTEWMRDPGPRNEKRTLFCDMLCFLFITPLAAISGWLCLRGAQDHLHFNSRLEAVGLIALTIALFTIYVLWTLVSFRYHCQLYSEWRRTNQKVRLLLPDAKGGHSSQHSLLSTKLLKKTADETIV